One Ovis aries strain OAR_USU_Benz2616 breed Rambouillet chromosome 4, ARS-UI_Ramb_v3.0, whole genome shotgun sequence DNA window includes the following coding sequences:
- the LOC105614936 gene encoding EEF1A lysine methyltransferase 2-like, which translates to MLQCLILEPEMVFSWLNLLAKFGFSDVTGIDYSPSAIQLSQNIIEKEGLSNIKLKVEDFLNPSTKLSGFHICIDKGTFDVISLNPDNAIEKWKQYVESLSRVLKVKGFFLITSCNWTKEELLDEFSEGFELFEELPTPKFSFGGRSGNSVAALVFQKT; encoded by the coding sequence ATGCTTCAGTGCTTGATATTGGAACCGGAAATGGTGTTTTCCTGGTTGAACTTGTTGGCAAAATTTGGTTTCTCTGATGTTACTGGAATTGATTATTCTCCGTCTGCAATACAGCTTTCtcaaaatattatagaaaaagaAGGTTTATCTAACATTAAGTTGAAGGTAGAAGACTTTTTGAACCCTTCCACAAAGTTGTCTGGATTTCATATTTGTATTGACAAAGGGACTTTTGATGTCATAAGCCTTAATCCTGACAATGCAATTGAGAAGTGGAAACAGTATGTGGAATCTCTCTCCAgagtgttgaaagtgaaaggcttTTTTCTAATAACCTCTTGTAATTGGACCAAGGAAGAGTTGCTGGATGAATTCAGTGAAGGATTTGAACTTTTCGAAGAGCTGCCCACACCCAAGTTCAGCTTTGGAGGCCGATCTGGAAACAGTGTAGCTGCGTTGGTTTTCCAAAAAACATGA